One window of Alosa sapidissima isolate fAloSap1 chromosome 21, fAloSap1.pri, whole genome shotgun sequence genomic DNA carries:
- the LOC121695749 gene encoding lysosomal-associated transmembrane protein 4B-like has protein sequence MISPWDRWYTTSCCLCCHVRTGTIILGIWYMLINAVVLLILLSALNDPVQYHYHLTSAELGTDFDVMDDANMCIAAAISLLMILICGMATYGAYKQHAAWIIPFFCYQVFDFALNTLVAISVVVYPNTVQDYLQQLPGTFPYKEDIMSTNNMCLVFAVLIFVGCILSFKAYLIACVWNCYRYVSGRSSTEVLVYVTTNDTAVLLPPYEEAIAIPPKEPPPQYVSA, from the exons ATGATTTCCCCGTGGGACAGATGGTATACCACCAGCTGCTGCCTTTGCTGTCATGTTCGGACGGGCACCATTATTTTGGGCATTTGGTATATG CTCATCAATGCAGTGGTCCTACTCATCCTATTATCTGCCCTAAATGACCCGGTCCAGTATCACTACCATCTCACCAGTGCCGAGTTGGGAACAGACTTTGATGTCATGGATGATGCAA ATATGTGTATTGCTGCTGCTATCTCCCTGCTCATGATTCTTATCTGTGGCATGGCAACATATGGGGCTTATAAG CAACATGCTGCTTGGATCATTCCATTCTTCTGCTACCAAGTCTTCGACTTCGCCCTTAACACCCTGGTAGCCATTAGTGTTGTGGTGTATCCCAACACAGTGCAAGACTACCTTCAGCAGCTG CCTGGAACCTTTCCATACAAAGAGGACATCATGTCCACAAACAACATGTGCCTAGTGTTTGCAGTGCTCATCTTTGTTGGCTGCATACTGTCCTTTAAG GCTTACCTGATTGCCTGCGTTTGGAACTGCTACCGGTACGTCAGTGGAAGAAGCTCCACAGAAGTACTGGTCTACGTCACCACAAACGACACCGCA GTGCTGCTGCCCCCATATGAAGAGGCCATCGCTATTCCACCCAAGGAGCCACCTCCTCAATATGTTTCGGCGTGA
- the rpl30 gene encoding 60S ribosomal protein L30 isoform X1: MVATKKTKKSLESINSRLQLVMKSGKYVLGYRQSQKMIRQGKAKLVILANNCPALRKSEIEYYAMLAKTGVHHYSGNNIELGTACGRYYRVCTLAIIDPGDSDIIRSMPEQQQPGEK, encoded by the exons ATGGTGGCCACAAAGAAAACA aAAAAGTCCCTGGAGTCCATCAACTCCCGACTCCAGTTGGTGATGAAGAGCGGTAAATATGTGCTGGGATACAGACAGTCCCAGAAAATGATCCGTCAGGGCAAAGCCAAGCTGGTTATCCTGGCCAATAACTGCCCAGCTCTGAg AAAATCAGAGATTGAGTACTATGCCATGTTGGCCAAAACCGGTGTCCACCACTACAGCGGCAACAACATTGAGCTGGGAACAGCCTGTGGAAGATACTACAGAGTGTGCACACTGGCCATCATTGATCCCG GTGACTCTGACATCATCAGAAGCATGCCAGAGCAGCAGCAACCAGGCGAGAAGTAG
- the rpl30 gene encoding 60S ribosomal protein L30 isoform X2, which translates to MKSGKYVLGYRQSQKMIRQGKAKLVILANNCPALRKSEIEYYAMLAKTGVHHYSGNNIELGTACGRYYRVCTLAIIDPGDSDIIRSMPEQQQPGEK; encoded by the exons ATGAAGAGCGGTAAATATGTGCTGGGATACAGACAGTCCCAGAAAATGATCCGTCAGGGCAAAGCCAAGCTGGTTATCCTGGCCAATAACTGCCCAGCTCTGAg AAAATCAGAGATTGAGTACTATGCCATGTTGGCCAAAACCGGTGTCCACCACTACAGCGGCAACAACATTGAGCTGGGAACAGCCTGTGGAAGATACTACAGAGTGTGCACACTGGCCATCATTGATCCCG GTGACTCTGACATCATCAGAAGCATGCCAGAGCAGCAGCAACCAGGCGAGAAGTAG